A window of the Bacillus sp. A301a_S52 genome harbors these coding sequences:
- the rbsD gene encoding D-ribose pyranase: protein MKKRGILNRDIATVLAHLGHTDRIAIADCGLPIPPHIPCIDISLRLGEPTFLQVLDEVLEDMAVEKMVMAEEIKEQNSSLYQVIKDKEIDYTFVSHDQFKQELTGVKAIIRTGEATPYANVILQSDVIF from the coding sequence ATGAAAAAAAGAGGGATATTAAATAGAGATATCGCGACAGTGTTAGCACATTTAGGTCATACAGATCGCATAGCGATTGCAGACTGCGGACTACCAATTCCACCTCATATACCGTGTATTGATATTAGCCTTCGTTTAGGAGAGCCCACTTTTCTTCAAGTATTGGATGAAGTTCTAGAAGATATGGCAGTGGAGAAAATGGTGATGGCTGAAGAGATAAAAGAGCAAAATAGCTCTCTTTATCAGGTAATAAAAGATAAAGAAATCGACTATACTTTCGTTTCTCATGATCAATTTAAACAAGAACTTACCGGCGTGAAAGCAATTATTCGTACGGGAGAAGCAACCCCTTACGCAAATGTCATTCTTCAATCTGATGTTATATTTTGA
- a CDS encoding LacI family DNA-binding transcriptional regulator: protein MATIRDVAKKANVSVATVSRVLNNKGYVSEEAQKNVMAAIESLSYTPNSVARTLYNKSSGMIGLVLPDITNPFFPELARAVEDVAHTYGYTVVLCNSDEEVAKEKKYFDALKQKYIDGIILTTSSLTSRDYDRLDLPMVALDRRIGDHIPTVVSENKQGACEATEHLLAKGCRYLAHLRGPEGVKTADERYKGFMEVVEQHGVEHVVLNAEFHIDKAEAVAQELFTTYPQVDGVFAGSDMTAAGVMKAAHTLNKRIPADIKLIGFDGIPLGKMLVPALSTVEQSIYKMGALSARLLIKQIEKQPMSSMYYELPVKLIARETT from the coding sequence ATGGCGACGATTCGAGATGTAGCGAAAAAAGCAAATGTATCAGTGGCGACGGTATCTCGCGTTTTAAATAATAAAGGGTATGTAAGCGAAGAAGCTCAAAAAAACGTGATGGCAGCAATTGAATCGCTTAGTTATACGCCAAATTCCGTAGCTCGCACCTTATACAATAAGTCTTCAGGTATGATTGGCTTAGTGCTACCGGATATTACGAACCCGTTTTTCCCTGAATTAGCGAGAGCGGTGGAAGATGTTGCCCACACGTATGGATACACAGTTGTGCTCTGTAATTCTGATGAAGAAGTAGCGAAGGAAAAGAAATATTTTGACGCCCTGAAGCAAAAATATATTGATGGTATTATTTTAACGACGAGCAGCTTAACTTCTAGAGATTACGATCGATTGGATTTACCAATGGTTGCACTAGATAGACGGATTGGCGATCATATTCCGACAGTCGTCTCTGAAAATAAACAGGGCGCCTGTGAAGCAACAGAGCATCTGTTAGCAAAAGGGTGTCGTTATTTGGCACATCTAAGAGGACCTGAAGGCGTTAAGACAGCTGACGAACGTTATAAAGGTTTTATGGAAGTGGTTGAACAGCATGGAGTGGAGCACGTCGTGTTAAATGCAGAGTTTCACATCGATAAAGCTGAAGCGGTAGCACAAGAACTCTTCACAACTTATCCGCAAGTTGATGGCGTGTTTGCTGGAAGCGATATGACCGCAGCAGGCGTGATGAAAGCGGCCCATACCTTAAATAAAAGAATCCCTGCTGATATAAAACTTATAGGCTTCGATGGTATCCCATTAGGAAAAATGCTTGTACCAGCCTTATCCACTGTAGAACAATCTATTTATAAAATGGGGGCACTCTCAGCAAGATTGCTTATTAAGCAAATAGAGAAACAACCGATGTCGTCTATGTATTATGAATTACCAGTTAAATTAATAGCTAGAGAAACGACTTAG
- the rbsK gene encoding ribokinase, producing the protein MKKPVVTVIGSLNMDLVTQTNSFPVKGETVIGDHFMTVPGGKGANQAVAAARLGANVNLIGRVGDDPFGEILLRNLTENSVFKANVEPVTDCATGVATIILHDRDNRIIVTPGANNYVTKDYIAQHENVILTSDIVLLQMEIPLPTIEFVLQLCEASAVPVILNPAPAHQLSEEAWQRATYLTPNETEKELLFGKEPSEYLREKLIVTEGKHGVSFFESGSFDRVDGWSVTPVDTTGAGDTFNGAMAVALAEGKSKAEAITFANAAAAMSIQKLGAQGGMPTRQALEEFIQVGD; encoded by the coding sequence ATGAAAAAACCAGTTGTTACAGTTATAGGTAGCTTAAACATGGATTTAGTCACGCAAACAAACTCTTTTCCTGTAAAAGGTGAAACAGTGATAGGCGATCACTTTATGACAGTCCCTGGGGGAAAAGGTGCTAATCAAGCAGTGGCAGCAGCACGTTTAGGTGCCAATGTAAATCTTATTGGACGTGTGGGAGATGATCCCTTTGGGGAAATTTTACTGAGAAATTTAACAGAGAATAGTGTTTTTAAAGCGAATGTGGAACCGGTTACAGATTGTGCCACTGGCGTGGCTACGATTATTCTGCATGATCGTGATAATCGTATTATTGTCACACCGGGAGCTAATAATTATGTTACTAAGGATTATATTGCCCAACATGAGAATGTGATTTTAACGAGTGATATTGTGTTGTTACAAATGGAAATTCCGCTTCCGACGATCGAATTTGTCCTCCAGCTATGTGAAGCATCAGCAGTTCCTGTCATCCTTAATCCGGCACCAGCGCATCAACTTTCGGAAGAAGCATGGCAAAGAGCAACTTATCTCACACCTAACGAAACAGAGAAGGAGCTTTTATTTGGCAAAGAACCGAGTGAATATTTGAGAGAAAAGCTTATCGTGACTGAAGGAAAGCATGGTGTATCCTTTTTTGAAAGCGGTTCCTTTGATAGGGTAGATGGTTGGAGCGTGACGCCTGTAGACACGACGGGGGCAGGAGATACGTTTAATGGGGCAATGGCAGTGGCATTAGCCGAAGGGAAGTCAAAAGCAGAAGCTATTACATTTGCTAATGCAGCAGCAGCCATGTCCATTCAAAAGCTAGGAGCACAGGGAGGTATGCCGACTAGGCAGGCATTAGAAGAATTCATACAAGTGGGGGACTGA